One Alkaliphilus sp. B6464 genomic window carries:
- the rplI gene encoding 50S ribosomal protein L9 — protein MKVILLQDVKGLGKKGEVVNASDGYARNFLFPKKAAVEATGGNMKTLNEQKTSQEMKKQQEVDDAKDLAKKLEKSSIEITAKAGEGGRLFGSVTSKDLAEMLEKQYKIKIDKRKIVLPEPIRELGVRHVEIKLHTGVVGKLKVSIKEA, from the coding sequence ATGAAAGTAATTTTATTACAAGATGTAAAGGGATTAGGCAAAAAGGGTGAAGTAGTAAATGCCAGTGATGGGTATGCAAGAAATTTTTTATTTCCTAAAAAAGCGGCTGTAGAAGCAACTGGTGGTAATATGAAAACTCTTAACGAACAAAAAACTTCTCAAGAAATGAAGAAACAACAAGAAGTAGATGATGCTAAAGATCTTGCAAAAAAATTAGAAAAGTCATCTATAGAAATAACAGCAAAGGCTGGAGAGGGCGGAAGATTATTCGGATCTGTAACCTCTAAGGACTTAGCAGAAATGTTGGAAAAACAATATAAAATTAAGATAGATAAGAGAAAAATCGTTTTACCAGAGCCAATTAGAGAGCTAGGAGTAAGACATGTGGAAATAAAGCTTCATACTGGTGTTGTTGGAAAGTTAAAGGTAAGTATAAAAGAAGCATAA
- a CDS encoding DHH family phosphoesterase, giving the protein MKGIKNSKFIKMLVPDTRIYLIILFVFILIVSYYNSAIGVVGIFLLAYLIYYNLKISNIRREEWTRYIEGLSSDIDSATKYAVLNLPIPLTIVEFDGTITWYNPKFLDVVDSKDLLEKDIQDVIPNFDLRNILQNENELSKIIEINNRYFKVVYNIVKLPRGHTSNYIIMLYWIEVTKYEELSKKYNEEQMVVGLIQVDNYDDVMQSTEETKRPLVSAEIEHRLNLWAGKINGFIRKYAKDKFIVVFHHKYLEKLESKKFDIIDEVREINQGNNMPITLSIGVGTYGETPLQSCDFANGAKDLALGRGGDQVAVKKRDKISFYGGKAKAVEKRTKVKARVISHALRELIEQSTNVIVMGHKISDLDAVGAALGIYRAAKNRGKDAYVVLNGSNPSIEGLFNRIYDIEEYKKAIIHCDEAKLRIERTSLLVVVDTHRPNFTECPDLLKLTDKIVVIDHHRRGTEFIENTVLTYHETYASSTCELVTEVLSYMDEKINIPQIEAEALLAGIAIDTKNFTFKTGVRTFEAASLLRRAGADTTSVKQLFEDDFNTIIARAEVIKKSEIIYETIAISSLDEVSKASQLIAAQAADELLCARGITASFVLGRKDDTMIFISGRSMGDINVQVILEKLGGGGHMTIAGAQIEDSTMEEVRERLEKAIEEYFEEGEDE; this is encoded by the coding sequence ATGAAAGGTATAAAAAATAGCAAATTTATCAAGATGCTAGTTCCTGATACACGGATTTATCTTATTATACTTTTTGTATTCATATTAATAGTATCCTATTATAATAGCGCAATTGGTGTAGTTGGTATATTTTTATTAGCATACCTAATTTACTATAATTTAAAAATTAGCAACATCAGGCGTGAGGAATGGACTCGTTATATTGAAGGGCTGTCTTCTGACATCGATTCTGCAACAAAGTATGCAGTTCTAAATCTTCCTATTCCTTTGACAATAGTAGAATTTGATGGAACCATTACTTGGTATAACCCTAAATTTTTAGATGTAGTAGATAGCAAGGATTTGTTAGAGAAGGATATTCAGGATGTTATTCCTAATTTTGATCTTAGAAACATATTGCAAAATGAAAATGAATTGTCAAAGATAATTGAAATTAATAATAGGTACTTTAAGGTTGTATATAATATTGTTAAATTACCGAGGGGACATACTTCTAATTATATTATTATGCTATATTGGATAGAAGTTACAAAGTATGAGGAGTTAAGCAAAAAATATAATGAGGAGCAAATGGTTGTAGGTCTTATACAGGTTGATAATTACGATGATGTTATGCAGAGCACAGAGGAGACAAAACGTCCACTAGTGTCAGCTGAAATAGAGCATAGATTAAACTTATGGGCAGGAAAAATTAATGGATTTATACGTAAATATGCTAAGGACAAGTTTATAGTTGTTTTTCATCATAAGTATTTAGAAAAATTGGAGTCTAAAAAATTTGATATAATAGATGAAGTAAGGGAAATAAATCAAGGAAATAATATGCCGATTACTCTAAGTATTGGAGTAGGAACCTATGGCGAAACTCCTCTGCAAAGTTGTGATTTTGCTAATGGAGCTAAAGACTTAGCTCTTGGTAGAGGTGGAGACCAAGTAGCTGTAAAGAAGAGAGATAAGATTAGCTTCTATGGAGGCAAGGCAAAGGCAGTGGAGAAAAGAACTAAGGTAAAGGCAAGGGTAATTTCCCATGCTCTACGTGAGTTGATAGAACAATCTACAAATGTTATTGTTATGGGGCATAAAATATCAGACTTAGATGCTGTTGGCGCCGCACTTGGTATATATCGCGCAGCCAAAAATAGAGGCAAAGATGCCTATGTTGTTCTAAATGGATCTAATCCATCAATTGAAGGATTATTTAATAGGATATATGATATAGAAGAATACAAAAAGGCAATTATACATTGCGATGAGGCAAAGCTTAGAATTGAGCGCACATCATTATTAGTAGTAGTAGATACTCATAGACCCAATTTTACAGAGTGTCCAGATTTATTAAAGTTAACAGATAAAATAGTTGTAATAGATCATCATAGAAGAGGGACAGAGTTTATTGAAAATACTGTTTTAACCTACCACGAAACTTATGCTTCTTCTACTTGTGAGCTAGTAACGGAAGTACTCAGCTACATGGATGAGAAAATTAATATACCACAAATCGAAGCAGAGGCCTTATTAGCAGGTATTGCGATAGACACTAAGAACTTTACATTTAAAACTGGGGTAAGAACCTTTGAAGCCGCATCTTTACTAAGACGGGCAGGTGCAGATACAACTTCAGTAAAACAGTTATTCGAGGATGATTTTAACACTATTATTGCTAGGGCAGAGGTTATAAAAAAATCGGAGATAATTTATGAAACTATAGCTATTTCAAGCTTAGATGAAGTTTCTAAGGCTTCACAGCTTATTGCAGCTCAGGCAGCAGATGAGTTGTTATGTGCAAGAGGGATTACGGCATCCTTTGTTTTAGGAAGAAAAGATGATACAATGATTTTTATAAGTGGACGATCCATGGGAGATATTAATGTCCAAGTGATTTTAGAAAAACTTGGTGGTGGCGGGCATATGACAATAGCAGGAGCCCAGATAGAAGATAGTACCATGGAGGAAGTAAGAGAAAGATTAGAAAAAGCAATAGAAGAATACTTTGAGGAAGGTGAAGATGAATGA
- a CDS encoding DUF2232 domain-containing protein: MKSYNDNKAFMEAALIAAITTIFAISTIYLPILSISIILIPVPFMILAYRHGARYSILSFITFSLLIGILTELMYTILLISILGPMTIAMGYYIKRRKESYVVIGVGTIASILSIFIVFQFISYIGGISIIDEIAIVAENIINTQVDMLKTMNVDVLSADEILNYLLMIVPGVLIIQSMFIALGNYYLTAAILKRFRSNDIDLPQFSTFRLPTNIVLGSFIIFTLSYLTRYIEGIYHVSLITNVILLFIFLFFLQGISVISYLIKRTNTPKAIRILLIGIIFLISPLLTAISFVGLVDSIVDVRRLGTK, from the coding sequence ATGAAAAGCTATAATGATAACAAGGCATTTATGGAGGCAGCTTTAATTGCTGCTATTACAACCATATTTGCTATTAGCACTATATATTTACCTATTTTGTCTATATCAATAATATTAATCCCTGTGCCATTTATGATTTTAGCTTATAGACATGGCGCTCGTTATTCTATATTATCTTTTATTACCTTTAGTTTATTAATTGGTATTTTGACAGAATTAATGTACACTATTTTACTAATATCAATACTTGGGCCAATGACGATTGCAATGGGTTATTATATAAAAAGACGTAAAGAGTCATATGTAGTAATAGGGGTAGGCACTATTGCATCAATTCTGTCTATCTTCATTGTATTTCAGTTTATTTCATATATTGGAGGCATTAGCATAATTGATGAAATAGCCATTGTTGCAGAGAACATTATCAATACACAAGTAGATATGTTAAAGACAATGAATGTAGATGTTCTTAGTGCGGATGAAATACTAAATTATTTATTAATGATTGTGCCTGGGGTGTTGATTATTCAATCTATGTTTATAGCCCTTGGAAACTACTATTTAACTGCTGCCATATTGAAACGTTTCAGATCTAATGATATTGATCTTCCACAATTTAGTACATTTAGGTTACCGACAAATATTGTACTCGGTTCCTTTATTATTTTTACATTAAGCTATTTAACTAGATATATTGAAGGTATTTATCATGTTAGTCTGATTACAAATGTTATACTGCTTTTTATTTTCCTATTTTTTTTACAAGGAATATCCGTTATAAGTTATTTAATAAAAAGAACTAATACTCCTAAAGCAATTCGCATCCTTTTGATAGGAATAATTTTCCTGATAAGTCCTTTACTAACTGCAATTTCATTTGTAGGATTAGTAGATTCTATAGTTGACGTGAGAAGGCTAGGGACAAAATAG
- a CDS encoding MazG-like family protein, which yields MFDFQKNNVDIGRNIKMIDFLKCELLSSVSVVFEALFKGAKEGQQMILEGLANIILVTYSLGKRLGIDYDTIDKKVQEKARLHILEEHHLEKWYGDLSSLHQHLKEHGK from the coding sequence ATGTTTGATTTTCAAAAGAACAATGTTGATATAGGTCGTAATATAAAAATGATAGATTTCCTTAAGTGTGAGCTTCTAAGTAGTGTTTCTGTAGTTTTTGAAGCTTTATTTAAGGGAGCTAAAGAAGGACAACAAATGATTCTTGAAGGACTAGCCAATATTATTTTAGTTACCTATTCCTTGGGTAAAAGGTTAGGTATTGACTATGATACCATTGATAAAAAAGTACAAGAGAAGGCAAGACTTCATATATTAGAAGAGCATCATCTTGAAAAATGGTATGGAGACCTTTCAAGCTTACATCAACATCTAAAAGAACATGGGAAATAA
- a CDS encoding pro-sigmaK processing inhibitor BofA family protein encodes MGLELNIILAYAVGLILLYVVGWILLIPLKWIIRLVWNSILGGIMLFVINIIGGIWGISLVINPLSAVIAGVLGMPGVILLLLLKYVL; translated from the coding sequence ATGGGATTAGAATTAAATATTATATTAGCCTATGCTGTGGGACTAATTTTACTATATGTTGTTGGCTGGATTTTATTAATCCCTTTGAAATGGATAATAAGATTAGTATGGAATAGTATATTAGGTGGAATTATGCTTTTTGTTATAAATATAATTGGAGGTATTTGGGGTATTTCACTAGTAATTAACCCTCTTAGCGCTGTTATTGCTGGTGTATTAGGGATGCCTGGAGTAATATTATTGTTATTATTAAAATATGTGTTATAA
- a CDS encoding YaaL family protein: protein MEEKDITRKKEKSFGGLVSALGNLYNRVNQTNNQAVDEDKELAKCLMQAYEEWQSAENFFHSVADPDLVDHAIYKLEATKARYIYLLKQAKANGIRMNSH from the coding sequence ATGGAAGAAAAAGATATAACTAGAAAAAAAGAAAAAAGCTTTGGTGGCTTAGTAAGTGCTTTAGGAAATTTATATAATAGAGTTAATCAAACAAATAATCAAGCAGTAGATGAGGATAAAGAACTTGCTAAATGTTTAATGCAGGCATATGAAGAGTGGCAAAGTGCAGAAAATTTCTTTCATAGTGTAGCTGATCCCGATTTAGTAGACCACGCTATATATAAACTAGAAGCTACTAAGGCGAGATATATTTACTTGCTTAAACAAGCAAAGGCTAATGGTATTAGAATGAACTCTCATTAA
- a CDS encoding PhoH family protein, translating to MQKTFVLDTSVLLHDPRSLYAFGDNLIIIPAVVIEEIDKKKNLLDVIGRNAREVARELDHLREQNSLSKGVRLENGGTLKVELNHKSFSHVAEWFNEVNNDNRILAVTLNLQLENENKDIQNMVVLVSKDAIMRIKADSLGIESQDYLHDKIEYTYETYVGYKEHRVSSTLIDQFYEKGYLDHHYFDDIGLLSNQFLILKGEDSPNKSAVGRFDKLTGKIKALVFGENSYWGIKGRNVEQRMALEVLLNDDIKLVTLTGKAGTGKTLLSLAAGLYKTNDERIYKKLLITKPVIPVGRDIGYLPGDKNEKLRPWVQPIYDNLELLLGTKSFTKLEDTLVGMNRIEIEALTYIRGRSVPNQFIIIDEAQNLTRHEVKTIITRVGEGSKIVLMGDTEQIDHPYLDSECNGLTYIINKFKEENLSAHVTFRKVERSSLAQLAADIL from the coding sequence ATGCAAAAAACCTTTGTGCTTGATACCAGTGTGTTGCTTCATGATCCCAGAAGTTTATATGCTTTTGGAGATAATTTGATTATTATTCCAGCAGTTGTTATAGAAGAAATAGATAAAAAGAAAAATTTGTTAGATGTTATTGGAAGAAATGCTAGAGAAGTTGCTAGAGAGTTAGATCATTTAAGAGAGCAAAATAGCTTAAGCAAAGGTGTAAGGTTAGAAAACGGTGGAACATTGAAGGTAGAGTTAAACCATAAAAGCTTTAGTCATGTTGCTGAATGGTTTAATGAAGTTAACAATGATAATCGGATTTTAGCTGTTACTTTAAATTTACAACTGGAAAACGAGAATAAAGATATACAAAATATGGTGGTGCTTGTTAGCAAAGATGCAATAATGAGAATTAAGGCAGATAGCTTAGGTATAGAAAGCCAAGATTATCTACATGATAAAATCGAATATACCTATGAGACCTATGTTGGTTATAAGGAACACAGAGTTTCTTCAACATTGATTGATCAGTTTTACGAAAAAGGATATTTAGACCATCATTATTTTGATGACATAGGACTTCTCTCTAATCAATTTCTTATATTAAAAGGAGAAGATTCGCCTAATAAGTCGGCTGTCGGAAGGTTTGATAAACTAACAGGAAAAATCAAAGCCTTAGTTTTTGGAGAAAATAGCTACTGGGGAATAAAGGGAAGAAATGTAGAACAGCGGATGGCATTAGAAGTATTATTAAATGATGATATTAAGCTAGTAACTTTAACGGGAAAGGCGGGGACTGGAAAAACCTTATTATCACTAGCGGCAGGGCTATATAAAACCAATGATGAAAGAATCTATAAAAAGTTATTGATCACAAAACCAGTTATTCCAGTAGGTAGAGACATTGGGTATTTGCCAGGAGATAAAAATGAAAAGCTTAGACCATGGGTTCAACCTATTTATGATAACCTTGAACTACTATTGGGAACAAAATCATTTACAAAGCTAGAAGATACGTTAGTTGGAATGAATAGAATAGAAATTGAAGCTCTTACGTATATTAGAGGAAGGAGTGTGCCAAATCAGTTTATTATAATTGATGAAGCACAAAACCTAACTAGACATGAAGTAAAAACGATTATTACTCGTGTTGGAGAAGGCAGTAAGATAGTTTTAATGGGAGATACAGAGCAAATAGACCATCCTTATTTAGATAGTGAATGCAATGGATTAACTTATATTATTAATAAGTTTAAAGAGGAGAATTTATCAGCCCATGTGACATTTAGAAAGGTCGAGCGTTCTTCTTTAGCTCAATTAGCAGCGGATATTTTATAA
- a CDS encoding bacteriohemerythrin has protein sequence MIFKWKDRFNTGIDEIDKQHKRLFQIGAELYDLASLDDGSDHYDEIVGLINHLKEYTKYHFDYEELCLHKVNYSDIESHKIEHQRFIDKLNETEAKDIDINQKQVVLDMIEFIINWVSGHIVGTDFKYKDLLIEKLGK, from the coding sequence ATGATATTTAAATGGAAGGATAGGTTTAATACAGGTATTGATGAAATTGATAAGCAACATAAACGATTATTTCAAATTGGAGCAGAATTATACGATTTAGCATCTTTAGATGATGGCTCGGATCATTATGATGAGATAGTAGGGCTAATAAACCATCTAAAGGAATACACAAAATATCATTTTGATTATGAAGAACTATGTTTGCATAAGGTGAACTATAGTGATATTGAAAGTCATAAAATAGAGCACCAACGTTTTATTGATAAGTTAAATGAAACTGAGGCTAAGGATATAGATATAAATCAAAAACAAGTAGTCTTAGATATGATAGAGTTTATTATTAACTGGGTATCTGGTCATATAGTTGGAACAGACTTTAAATATAAAGATCTACTTATCGAGAAACTAGGAAAGTAG
- the rbr gene encoding rubrerythrin, producing the protein MKSLKGTKTAENLLKAFAGESQARNRYTYYASQAKKEGYVQISNLFTETADNEKEHAKRFYKFLKEDTQINGECLEITASFPAALGDTKFNLKAAAEGENEEWTELYPEFANIADEEGFPEIAVAFRKIAEVEKHHEARYLKLLENIEKDQVFKKEEKTSWKCNNCGYVHEGDSAPELCPACIHPQGHFEVLAENY; encoded by the coding sequence ATGAAATCTTTAAAAGGTACAAAAACTGCTGAAAATCTATTAAAAGCTTTTGCAGGAGAGTCCCAAGCGAGAAATCGTTATACATATTATGCATCTCAAGCAAAAAAAGAAGGCTATGTTCAAATCTCTAACTTATTTACAGAAACAGCAGATAATGAAAAAGAACATGCAAAACGTTTTTATAAGTTTTTAAAGGAAGACACTCAAATTAATGGTGAATGTTTAGAAATTACAGCTTCTTTCCCTGCTGCTTTAGGCGATACTAAGTTTAACTTAAAAGCTGCTGCTGAAGGAGAAAATGAAGAGTGGACAGAACTTTACCCTGAGTTTGCTAACATTGCTGATGAAGAAGGATTCCCAGAGATAGCTGTTGCCTTTAGAAAAATTGCAGAAGTTGAAAAGCATCACGAAGCTCGTTACTTAAAGCTTCTAGAAAATATTGAAAAAGATCAAGTATTTAAAAAAGAAGAAAAAACATCCTGGAAATGTAACAACTGTGGTTATGTACACGAAGGAGATAGCGCTCCAGAGTTATGCCCTGCATGTATTCACCCACAAGGTCATTTTGAAGTTTTAGCTGAGAACTATTAA
- a CDS encoding D-alanyl-D-alanine carboxypeptidase family protein, whose product MRANRQKYKRKKRKIKCVLSILCVCAVCIIALFLPNHIISKNNQQIESPVETQEARIHEEINQIVVDDLYSSNAILISLDDNTILLDKSSDERIYPASLTKIMTAILAIENLPDLGEMIHLPEDMFQELYSKNASMAGFLPNEKVAAIDLIYGVLLPSGAESSIGLADAIAGSEENYVELMNKKAKKLGMNNTHFTNSTGLHDQDHYSTVNDIAKLLEYALQNNTFREVYTSKRYTTKATNFHPDGITFQSTMFKKMDTQDVNNGIIEGGKTGYTEEAKLCLASLAKIDGKEYILVTANADGNLQTEQFNILDAFTVYNQIFENNDY is encoded by the coding sequence GTGAGAGCTAATAGACAAAAATATAAAAGAAAAAAGAGAAAAATAAAATGTGTTCTTTCAATACTCTGTGTATGCGCGGTATGTATCATAGCTTTATTTTTGCCAAATCATATAATAAGTAAAAATAACCAACAAATAGAATCACCTGTAGAAACCCAAGAAGCAAGAATTCACGAGGAAATTAATCAGATTGTAGTTGATGACTTGTATAGTTCAAACGCCATTCTTATTTCCTTAGATGATAATACGATATTATTAGATAAATCATCTGATGAAAGAATCTACCCAGCATCCCTTACAAAAATTATGACAGCAATACTAGCAATTGAAAACCTACCAGACTTAGGCGAAATGATTCATCTGCCAGAGGATATGTTTCAGGAATTGTATTCTAAAAATGCTTCTATGGCAGGTTTTTTACCGAATGAAAAGGTAGCAGCAATCGATTTGATCTATGGAGTCTTATTACCATCTGGGGCAGAAAGCTCTATCGGGTTAGCTGATGCAATCGCAGGTTCAGAAGAAAATTATGTGGAGTTAATGAATAAAAAGGCCAAAAAATTAGGAATGAATAATACTCATTTTACTAATTCCACAGGACTACATGACCAAGATCATTATAGCACTGTAAATGATATTGCAAAACTACTGGAATATGCATTACAAAACAATACATTTCGAGAGGTATATACCTCAAAACGTTATACGACAAAAGCAACAAATTTTCACCCCGATGGAATCACTTTTCAAAGCACAATGTTCAAAAAAATGGATACACAAGATGTAAATAACGGTATTATCGAAGGCGGAAAAACTGGTTATACGGAAGAAGCTAAATTATGCCTTGCTAGTTTGGCAAAGATAGATGGCAAGGAATATATTTTGGTGACTGCTAATGCAGACGGGAATCTTCAGACGGAGCAGTTCAATATTTTGGATGCATTTACTGTCTATAATCAAATTTTCGAAAACAATGATTACTAA
- a CDS encoding S9 family peptidase, producing the protein MKMNEKTYLSIEEAISLPILSDTSISDDGKNVAFVKKTANWKDNKYENHVWIYKKDKGQCCPLTTRDIESTYPLWSPDSRDIAYLSPVGDGDNKKNQIFVKSIDGYSGVQITDEKEGVSKFKWEPTGKGFYYVAQSKESEVIKKRKELYGDFHHIGKEYQNNCLYYIEIEKVIQNDKYEHENSVVYQLTDGKDFYIHEFDISNDGKKVVFMATPSPNMGDYINRDLYILDIKAGELQKMNIDKLLGGRVCFSPEGSKICYSASIREKDYYKTHIEDSTLEIYDINNGGLIQPLTDFDSTVIPIRWTAKGILIRWQNKTNYLIGLLSENGTAEMLSEKVDSFIKDASITKDGNHISYNKAITNETFEIYLDDKKITNENSFFKGKFKSNKEIISWQSSDGLEIEGVLSTPVEFDENKKYPLLVVIHGGPGWASFPIFLDYFNEKYPIEQFIEKGFIVLEPNYRGSSGYGNEFLKANYRKLGIANYDDVISGVDKLVDKGIADNDRVGVMGWSNGGYISAFCSTFSSRFKAISVGGGITNWSTHYVNTDIPYFIRMYLGNNPWNDPEIYTKTSPITYIKSACTPTLIQHGEKDERVPTPNAYELYKGLRDMEVDTELIIFKGMTYSSDQPGINVAIMKQNLMWFSYYILGESMKDFRVL; encoded by the coding sequence ATGAAAATGAATGAAAAAACATATCTAAGTATAGAAGAGGCTATTTCATTACCAATCTTATCAGACACAAGCATAAGCGATGATGGTAAAAACGTAGCATTTGTCAAGAAGACAGCTAACTGGAAAGACAATAAATATGAGAATCATGTATGGATATATAAAAAAGATAAGGGGCAATGTTGCCCATTGACAACTAGGGATATAGAAAGTACGTACCCATTATGGTCTCCAGATTCTAGAGATATCGCATACCTCAGCCCAGTTGGTGACGGGGATAATAAGAAAAATCAGATCTTTGTTAAGTCAATAGATGGTTATAGTGGGGTTCAAATTACTGATGAGAAAGAAGGGGTCAGTAAATTCAAATGGGAGCCTACTGGCAAGGGTTTTTATTATGTTGCACAGTCAAAAGAATCTGAGGTGATAAAGAAACGTAAGGAACTATATGGAGATTTCCATCATATAGGTAAGGAATACCAGAATAATTGTTTGTATTACATTGAAATAGAAAAAGTGATACAAAATGATAAATATGAACACGAAAATAGCGTTGTTTATCAACTAACTGATGGTAAGGATTTTTATATCCATGAATTTGATATTTCAAATGATGGGAAAAAGGTTGTATTTATGGCTACACCAAGCCCAAATATGGGAGATTATATTAATAGAGATCTATATATACTAGATATTAAAGCTGGAGAGCTACAAAAGATGAATATAGATAAGTTGTTGGGAGGGAGGGTTTGCTTTTCTCCTGAAGGCAGCAAAATATGTTACTCAGCAAGCATAAGGGAGAAGGATTACTATAAGACTCATATAGAAGACAGTACACTAGAGATATATGATATTAATAATGGAGGGTTAATTCAACCTTTAACAGATTTTGATAGTACGGTTATTCCAATACGATGGACAGCTAAAGGGATTTTAATTAGATGGCAGAATAAAACTAATTATCTTATTGGGTTGCTATCTGAGAATGGCACTGCGGAAATGTTAAGCGAAAAAGTAGATAGTTTTATAAAGGATGCTTCTATAACAAAAGATGGAAATCATATATCCTATAATAAGGCTATAACAAATGAAACCTTTGAAATCTATTTAGATGATAAAAAGATAACTAATGAAAATAGCTTTTTTAAAGGAAAGTTTAAAAGTAACAAGGAAATAATCTCATGGCAAAGTAGTGATGGTCTTGAAATAGAGGGAGTTTTATCAACCCCAGTAGAGTTTGACGAAAATAAAAAATATCCATTATTAGTGGTAATCCATGGTGGTCCAGGTTGGGCATCCTTTCCAATATTTTTAGACTATTTTAATGAGAAATATCCTATTGAACAGTTTATCGAAAAAGGCTTTATAGTTTTAGAACCAAACTACAGGGGAAGTTCTGGTTATGGTAATGAATTCTTGAAAGCAAACTATAGAAAATTGGGGATTGCTAACTACGATGATGTTATATCTGGAGTGGATAAACTAGTTGACAAAGGGATTGCAGATAACGATAGAGTAGGGGTTATGGGATGGAGCAACGGGGGATATATATCAGCTTTCTGTTCTACATTTAGTAGTAGATTTAAAGCTATTTCAGTTGGAGGTGGAATTACTAATTGGAGTACCCATTATGTAAATACAGATATACCTTACTTTATTAGGATGTATTTAGGAAATAATCCATGGAATGATCCAGAGATATATACTAAAACATCACCAATCACATATATTAAATCAGCCTGTACTCCTACCTTAATCCAACATGGCGAAAAGGATGAAAGAGTTCCAACTCCAAATGCATATGAGCTATATAAAGGATTAAGGGATATGGAAGTTGATACAGAATTAATTATATTTAAAGGAATGACATATAGTTCTGACCAGCCAGGAATTAATGTGGCTATTATGAAGCAGAATTTGATGTGGTTTTCATACTATATTCTCGGAGAAAGTATGAAAGATTTTAGGGTTTTATGA
- a CDS encoding ABC-2 family transporter protein, which yields MRYINIFKLFLKINFIKDMQYRAHFITQIALMFVNSIISLINILILMKFTPSIGGWDKTQMLLLQGIIWIVDSIFGGLFFFSLIRVPKSIQNYDIDFILLKPINNIFYVSMRYMNFGILFGAVWGIVLIIFVTISYSIPAVNLLWFVFQVIPSILIIYSIFFFIITMSLRFIKVNGLIQMFWSIMELGKNPAGIYKLWLNHILVLVIPVLVIYNYPVNILWNGFNWSYIGMAMIAAIVLVTASSYFWKKSIASIYQ from the coding sequence ATGAGATATATTAATATTTTCAAATTATTTCTTAAGATTAACTTTATAAAAGATATGCAGTATAGAGCACATTTTATAACTCAAATAGCTTTAATGTTTGTAAATAGCATTATTTCTCTTATTAATATTTTAATTCTAATGAAGTTCACACCAAGCATTGGGGGATGGGATAAAACACAAATGTTGTTATTGCAGGGCATTATTTGGATTGTAGACTCTATTTTTGGTGGACTATTCTTTTTCAGCTTGATTCGAGTTCCTAAAAGTATACAAAACTATGATATAGATTTTATACTTTTAAAACCAATTAATAATATATTTTATGTATCTATGAGATATATGAATTTTGGAATTCTGTTTGGAGCTGTGTGGGGAATAGTGTTAATTATATTTGTGACCATAAGTTATTCAATACCTGCTGTAAACTTATTATGGTTTGTTTTTCAAGTAATCCCTTCCATACTAATAATTTATTCTATATTCTTTTTTATTATAACTATGTCTTTAAGATTTATTAAGGTTAATGGCTTAATTCAAATGTTTTGGTCCATTATGGAATTAGGAAAAAACCCAGCGGGGATTTATAAATTATGGTTAAATCATATCTTAGTATTAGTAATTCCTGTTTTAGTAATTTATAATTACCCTGTTAATATATTATGGAATGGATTTAATTGGAGTTATATTGGGATGGCAATGATAGCTGCCATTGTTTTAGTAACAGCAAGCTCTTACTTTTGGAAGAAGTCTATTGCAAGTATTTATCAATAA